Within the Acidihalobacter prosperus genome, the region GCATGCGACGGAGGCGCCCCTCGTCGAGCGGGCGCAGATGAAAGACTGCTCCCCACAGCAGCCGCGAGCGCAGATCCGGCATCGAGACCCGTTCCTCGTCCGGGCGGACCCCGGCGGCAAGCAGCAGGCGGCCGTCATGTTCGCGCACCTCGTTGATCAGCCCGAACAACGCACGCTGCCATTTGGGCTCCCGCCATACCCGGTCGAGATCGTCCACCGCCAGCAGCCGCACCGACGACAGACCCTCCAGCACCGCGGGGCCCATGGAGACCAGTTCTCCCAGCGGCAGATAGGCGGCGGAAAGACCTCGCGCACCGGCTTCATGGCAGGCGGCCTGGGCCAGATGAGTCTTGCCGGTACCCGGCCCGCCCCAGAGATAGAGCTGGGGAACGCCGGCTTCCCCCGCCACCAGTGCGCGCACGGTGCTCGGTATCTCCAACTGGTCCGGTGCCGGCAGGTAGGCCGCCAGCGTGGTTTCCGCGCGCAGGCGCAGATTCAGCGCGAGCTGGTCAACCATCGAACTTGCCCGCATCCGTGCGCGGCCTGCGGAAAAACCGGCTGTTGCGATAGCGGCGATGCGCATGCCGCAGCAGGACGGCCAGCACTGCCGCCACCGGCAACGCCAGCAGCACGCCGACGAAACCGAAGAGCTGTCCTCCCGCCAGGACCGCGAAAATCACCGCAACTGGATGCAGACCGATGCGATCGCCCACCAGTAACGGCGTGAACACGGCGCTTTCGAGAATCTGACCGACGCCGAAAACCAGTACGATCGGCCACAAGGCGAGCAGTTCATGAGTCTGAAAGAACATCGCGATCGCGGCCGACACGATGCCGAAGGCAAACCCGAGATAAGGCACGAAACTGACCAACCCGGCCACGATGCCGATCAGGATGCCAACCTTGAGACCGGCCAGCCACAGCCCCACGGCATAGACGGTGCCCAGCGCCAGCATGACCGCAAACTGGCCGCGCAGGAATGCGCCGAGGCGTTCGTCCGCCTCACGGGTCAACGTGACCGTGGTGTCGCGAAAACGCAGCGGCAGCAATTCGTGCAGATACGCCACCAGGCGATCCCAGTCCCGCAGCAGATAGAATCCCACGACCGGGATCAGCAAAAGGTTGGCCAGCCAACCGAGCAGCGCCAGGCCCGACCGACTGAGCGTATCGACCACGCGAGCCGCGATGCCGCCCGCCTGCCGCCAGTGTGCGGTGATCAGATCCGGCAGCGCCTGCAGATTGAGGGCGCTCATGTCCACGCCGAGATGCTGCTGCACCCAGGGCAACAGATGCGCGTTCAGCCAAGCCACATAGCCGGGCAAGGCGTGCACCAGCACGTTGAGCTGGTTTTCCAGCACCGGGACCAGCAACAGCAGCGCCAGCAGCAGCGCGCCCCCCATCAGCACGAAGACCACGACCACGGCCAGCGTACGCGGCAAGCGCCAGCGCTCGAGGCGGTCGGCCAATGGGTCGCCGAGATAGGCAAACAACGCAGCCACCAGGAATGGGGTCAGAATCGGGGCCAACAGATAGACCAGCCAACTGGCCAGCAGCACGACCGCCAGCCCCAGCCATACCTCGCCCCGCATACCCGCGCTGTCGTTCAAGGCTGATACCGGAAATACAGGGTTTTCACGGGCATGGGGACCGGCACCGGCGATGCCACACTGGCCTCAGCCGGCATCGCCACACTGCTCGCGGCCGGCAGACCGCCGCTCACGGGCATCCCGCCCGGGACGGCGGATGATACGGAAGGCGACGGCGCCGACATGGGCATCAGCCAGCTGACCAGCGCCAGATTGCGCGCCACGTCGTCGACGCTGCCTCGCGGGGTCACGCTGAAGGTCACGCGGTCGCCGCTGGCGGCGACCATCTGCGCCGAGGCGATGGGCGCGAGACGCGTGAGCAAATGATCGATGCGCGCATAGGCGGATACCTGCGTCACGCCGGCGATTTCGACCCGCATCGCGCCATCGGCCATCTGGCTGGCCTGCATGCCGCCGCCGACCGCCAACAGCGCGGCCAGACGATCGGCCACGCCGTCCACGCCCGCAGCGAGCGCCGCGTCGCGGCCGGCCCCCTGGGTGACCCAGTGATCCGTTTGATGACGGAAAACCAGCCACCACTGCCCGCGCCATTGGCCGCCGACCGAGGGGCGCACGACCCCTGCCACCACGGCATTGCCCTCGTAGCGAGCCGACGCCGCGACCACGGTGTCCATAAAGCCGCCATCCAAATCGGAGAAGCGCACCGCACCCTGATCCTGCAGGTCAAGCAGCGGGAACAGAACCGGCAGACCACGCGCGTCCGCCGCCTGCTGCAGGGCGCCGCGCGCGTCTGCATGCGCCGGGTCGCCGTCGCCGGCAACGATGTAACGGCCGGCACCTGCCGGGTCGACGCCGACCCACATCACGACCAGCGGGCGTTCGCGCCCCCAAAGCGGCAGCTGTGCCGCGCTCAGCAACTGGTCGATGGCCGGCGGATCGAAGCGAACCTGAAGCTGCAGGGCAACCGGTGTGCCGGGCGAGGACGTGCTCTGCCGATAGCCGTATTGCTGAATGTACTGGGAAGGCTGTTGCAAGGCCGTGGCGAGCGCCGGACTGGATGCTGCAGCGGCGTCGCCGGTGACCTTGACCAACACCTGCGACAGCGCCTGCTGGAACGCTGTCGCACGGACGGCTTCGCTACGATCCGTTACCGGCACCGTTGCGCGGTAAAGCCCATCGACCTGTACGGCCGCAGCCGGCGGCATGACCGCGAGCCACGCGAGCAGACATACCCCGAGCGCCAGAGCCCGCGCACGGACCCGATTGAAATTCATCACGTTGCAGCGTCCCCGTTGCGTCCGGCCCTGGAAATTCATGCAGTGGATAAAGATACCACAGGCCATCGCCGGCCGGTTTACATGGCACGGCCCGGACAATACCATTAGCGCCCTTCCCCGCGGATACGCCCATGACCGACAAAAAAACCGCCTCACAAGGCCTGAACTACCGCGACGCGGGCGTGGATATTGACGCCGGCGCAGCGCTGGTGGAACGGATCAAACCGCTGGCCGCCGCCACGCGACGTCCCGAAGTGCTCGCAGGTCTCGGCGGGTTCGGCGCCCTGTTCGCCCTGCCCTGGGAGCGTTACCGCGAGCCGGTGCTGGTCTCCGGTACCGACGGCGTGGGCACCAAGCTCAAGCTGGCCCAGGCTCTGAATCGCCACCGGCATATCGGCATCGACCTCGTCGCCATGTGCGTCAACGACATCGTGGTGCAGGGTGCCGAACCGCTGTTCTTCCTCGACTACTACGCCACCGGCCATCTCAACGTGCCGCGCGCGGCCGAGGTGGTCGCAGGCATCGCCGATGGCTGCACTCAGGCCGGCTGTGCCCTGATCGGCGGCGAAACCGCCGAAATGCCCGGCATGTACCAAGGCGAGGATTACGACCTGGCCGGTTTCGCCGTCGGTATCGTCGAGCGCGCTCGGATGCTCGACGGCAGCCGCGTGACGCCCGGCGACGCGATCATAGGCCTAGCCTCTTCCGGCCCGCATTCCAACGGCTATTCGCTGATCCGGCGCATCGTCGACGCGAGCGGCGCCGATCTGAGCGCACCGCTTGGCCGGCGCAGCCTGGGTGAACACCTGCTCGAACCGACGCAAATCTACGTCAAGCCGCTGCTGGCGCTGATCGAGGCGCTGCCCGTGCACGCCCTCGCCCATATCACCGGCGGCGGGCTGACCGAAAACGTCCCGCGCGTTCTGCCTGCCGGCACCGAGGCGCACATCGATCCCGACGCCTGGACGCGCCCCGAAATATTCGGCTGGCTGCAGGCCGAGGGGCGTGTCGAAGAGACGGAGATGCTACGCACCTTCAACTGCGGTGTCGGCATGATCGTGATCGTGGCCGAGGCCGACGCTGGCGCGGCGCTCGCGCATTGCGCGCAGCACGGCCTCGAAGCCACGGTGATCGGCCAGATCGCGGCCACGGATGCGGACGAGCCGCGGACCGTCTACACGCGCCGATGAGCGAAGCGCCACTGCCGCGTATCGTCGTATTGGCATCCGGCGAAGGCAGCAATTTCGAAGCCATCGTCGAGGCCGTCGAACGCGGCGCGATTGCCGCCCGCGTCGTCGCCCTGATCAGCAACCGCCCCCGGGCGGGCGCGCTGGCCCGCGCCGCGCACCATGGCATCCCCACCCGGATCGTCGACCACACCGGCTATGACGGGCGCGAAGCCTTCGATGCGGCGCTGGCGGCCGCCATCGACGCCCAGCGCCCCGATCTCGTCGTGCTGGCGGGCTTCATGCGCATTCTCACACCCGAGTTCGTCGACCGTTACCTGGGGCGGATGCTCAACATCCACCCCTCGCTGCTGCCGCGCTACCCTGGTCTCGACACCCATGCGCGCGCGCTCGCCGATGGCGCAGCCGAACACGGCGCCAGCATCCATTTCGTCACCCGCGAACTGGACGGCGGCCCCGTGGTGCTACAGGGGCGCATCGCCGTACTTGCGGACGACACCCCCGCACGGCTGGCGGCAAGGGTGCAGGCCGTCGAACACCGCCTGTATCCCGAAGCGATCGCCTGGTTCGTCAGCGGCCGCTTGCGACTCGACGGCGATCGCGCGACCCTAGACGGCAACCCTCTATACACGCCGCGGCAGCTTGAGCCCGGCGAGGAGTCCTCCTCATCGTGAAACGGCTTGCCGCCCTGCCGCTCGCCCTCCTGCTTTTACTCGGCAGCGCCGCCGCGACCACCGATGCCGCGACCGGCGCCAGGGACGGCGCCTATGGCATCCCCTTCTTCACCGCTCACTACGTGCTCAAGAAGCTCGGCATGACCGTCGCGCGGGTGACGGTCGCCTTTGGGCGTGAAAATGGGCAGCTGGTCTACCGCCAGGTGACCCTGCCCGCCGGCGTGATCGCCTGGTTCCGCCACGACCGCATCACCGAAGAAAGCCTGCTCGCGCCCGGCCCGTCGCCGTTGCCGTTCGAATACCGCTTCGAACATAGCGGCGACGGCGCGCCGAAAACGGCCGTGATCCGCTTCGACCGCAAGGCCGGCATGGCTAGCGGGCACATGCAGAACGGTGACGCGGTCAGGGTTGCGATCGAACCCGGCACGCTCGATCGCCTGTCGCTGCAACTGGCGCTGATGCAGGCCGTCGCCCAGGACCGCAAGCCGCTGCGTTTCACGACCGTGGAGACCAAGGACAAGCTCAGTCATTACGTCTTCGAGGATCTCGGCAGCGCCAGCGTGGTCACGCCGATGGGGCGGCTCGAAACCCGGCATCTGCAGCGACTGTGGCACGCCAAGCGCATCCGGTTCGATTTCTGGCTGGCGCCCTCGCTGCACGAACTGCCGGTCAAGCTGACCCAGACCGAGGAAGGGGACGACACCAGTCTCGCCCTGTATCTGCAGTCGGTGGACTGGCACTGATCGGTTCGCCCACAGGAGTCCTTTCATGAGTGAAGAAACCTACGACATCGCCATCATCGGTTCCGGCCCGGGCGGCTACCGGGCCGCCATCCTCGCTGCCCTCAAGGGGCGGCGCGTGGCCATCGTCGAAAAGGCCGACTGGGGCGGCTGCTGTCTCAACCGCGGCTGCGTGCCGAAGAAGGACTGGCACCACACCGCCCAGCTGATCGCCGCCAGCCGCAACTTCGCGAAGCGCGGCATCGCCGGCACGCTCAGCGCCGGCATGGACGCGGCCTGGGAGCATCAGGAAGGTGTGGTCGCCAGTGTGCAGGAGAGCTACGTCGACTACATGAAGCGGCTCAAGATCGCCACCTTCGAGGGCACAGGCCGCTTCGTCGATACGCACACGCTCGGCATCGTCGGCCGCGACGGAGATCGCACACTCAAGGCCGAGGCGTTCGTCATCGCCACCGGCGGCCGCGCTCACGTCCCCGAGCCCTTCGTCGCCGAGGCCGGCAAGGTACTCACCAGCGACATGCTGTTCGATAGTCGGCCACCGGCGGGCAAACGCGTGGCCATCGTCGGCAGCGGGGTGGTCGCCACCGAATTCGCCTTCATCTTCGCCATGCTGGGCAAGGAGGTCGTCTGGCTGGCACGCTCCGAACCGCTGCGCAAGATTCCGTTCAGCCCGCAGGCGCGCGGCGTGCTGCGCGACGCCCTCGCCCGCCACGACGTCGCCCTGCGCAAGGTGTCCGGCTTCGCCGCCGTGGATACCAGCGGCGACGGTGTGCGCATCAAACTCACGGACGGCGACAAGGTGGAGGTCGACTGGGTGTGCCTCGGCACCGGCCGCGTGCCCTACACCGAGGGGCTCGATCTGGACAAGGTCGGCATCGAATGCGATGAGCACGGTTTCGTCCGGCGCAACCCGCAGCTGCAGACCTCACAGCCGCACATTTACGCCATCGGCGACGTCGCCAGCCCTGAGATGACCGCCAATCACGCCCTGTCCGACGCCACGGTGGCCGTCAACAACATCGTCGACGGCCGCGGCCAGGCACAGGACAGCGCCTGGGTGCCGCTCGCCGTGTACAGCGCGGTCGAGCTCGCACGTCTCGGCATGGACGAGGACGCCGCCGAGGACGAGGGCCTGGAACCCGCCGTCGGTTTCGCCGCCTTCGAAACCTCGCCGCGAGCCCTCGGCCAGGACGACACCGACGGCTTCGTGCGTCTCATCGGCGACATGGACAGCGGCGCCCTGCTCGGTGGGGAGATCGTCGGCAGCGAGGCCGGCGAGCTGATCCACCTGCTGTCGCTCGCGCCCGACCGCGACACCGCGCTGCGCTGGCTCGCCTCGGGCCGCTACAACCACCCGGCGCGCGCCGAGGAACTGGCCAACGCCACCGAGACCCTGGCCAGCAAATGGGGACTCGCGGATGCCATCCTGCGCTGATCCGCAAGCGCACGCGTTTGCCGAGCGCGTGCGCGCCGCCTGCCTGCAGGCGGCGCTCGACGCCTACGAGGAGGCTGCGCTGCGCGGCCTGTGCGCCGAGGGCGCGCTGGAATATGCCCTCGACGCCCTCCGCCGTCTCGACCTGACACCACTGTGCCCGGGCAACCCACACCCCGGGAGCGCGGGTTGCGAGCCCCCAGACGATCCCGTAGGGTAAATAAGGAACCCACACCCACACGGAATGATGACCTCCTACAAAAAACGCATCGCCAGCTTACTCACCCTCCTCTCCTTCTCCCTCATCGCTCTGCCCGGCGCCCATGCCGGGGGCCTCCTCGAAAAAGTCGAAAAAACCGGCACCATCAAGGTCGGTATCGCCAACGAAATCCCCTATGGCTACAAAGGCGCGGACGGCAAGGTTCAGGGCATCGCACCCAACGCCGCCAAGCACGTGCTGCATGAGATGGGCGTCAAACGCATCGAATGGGTGATCCTGCCCTTCGGCGCCCTGATCCCGGCGGTCAAGGCCGGACGCATCGACATGGCTTCCGCCAGCCAGAACGTGCTCCCCGAACGCTGCAAGCAGGTCACCTTCTCCAAGGTCAATTCCAGCTACGGCGAAGGTCTGCTGGTGGCCAAGGGCAACCCGCACAACATCCATAGCTACGAGGCGTTCAAGGACAATCCCAAGCTCAAGCTGGGCATCGTGACCGGCGCCGACGAGCTCAATTTCGCCCAGTCCATGGGTATTCCGCAGAGCCAGATCGTGATGATCAACGCCAACTCCGACGCGATCCCCGCGCTGCAGGCCGGACGCATCGATGCCTACGCGGCCACTGGTCTGACGGTGCACAATCTGGCCAAACGCAGCCCGACCGTGGTCGGGGCCGAACCCTTCACGCAGCCGATCTACCACGGCAAGCCCACGCGCAGCTACGGCGCTTTCTCGTTCCGCAAGTCGGACACGGCCTTCATCAAGCGTTTCGACGAGAAGCTGGCCGCCTACCAGAAGACCGAAGCCTGGGCCAGGGACGAGATGCACTACGGCCTCTCGCACGAGGACGTGGAAGCGGCCCGCAAGGCCTCTACGGCCATGCTCTGCGCGGGTCACTAAGCCCACCGGGCGAGGCGCGATGATCAAGGAACGATCATGACCTTTACGCAAATCGCCCTGAACGTCGCTCAGGGCCTCCAGATGACCGTGGAGCTGACGCTGCTCTCCTCGGTGCTGGGGGTCCTGATCGCCTTCGTCTTCGGCACGCTCAAGACCGTGCAGTGGCGGCCGGTGCGCTATTTCGCCACGGCCTACGTCGAGATATTTCGCGGCACCTCGCTGATCGTGCAGCTGTTCTGGCTGTACTACGCTCTGCCGCTGCTCGGGCTGTCGCTCTCGCCCTTCGTCGCCGGCATCGCGGCGCTATCGCTTAACATCGGCGCCTATGGGGCCGAGGTCGTGCGCGGCGCGCTCCAGGCCGTGCCCCGCGGACAACGCGAGGCGGCCATCGCCCTGGGTTTCACCCCGGCGCAACGCATCTACCGCATCTTCTACCCGCAGGCGCTGCCCGAGATGATGCCGACCTTCGGCAACCTCGCGGTACAGAACCTCAAGGACTCCTCGGTGGTGTCGCTGATCAGCCTCGCCGACCTCACCTACTACGCCAACAACCTGCAGAACCTGACCTTCGAGACCACGCGCATCTACACCGTGACCCTGTTCGCTTACTTCGGCCTCGCGCTGTTGCTGAGCTGGGCGATCCGCGGGCTCGAAAACCGCCTGCGCCGCTGGAAGACGAGGAAGTAAACGATGCTCTTCGGCCTGCACTGGGATACCAGCGGCGATATGCTGACCTTCGCCTGGTCCATCCTGCCGATCCTGCTGATCGGTCTCAAGGTTACCCTGGAAGCCACGGCGCTGGGTTTTCTGCTCGCCCTCGTGCTCGGCCTCGTGTTCGCCCTGCTGCAGGGCATCCGCCTGCGCCTGATTTCCTGGCCGGTGCGCTTCGTGGTCGAATTCCTGCGCGACACCCCACTGCTGGTGCAGCTCTTCTTCCTGTTCTACGTGCTGCCCGGCTTCGGGCTCTCATTGCCCGCCTTCGCCATCGGCACCATCGCGCTGGGCGCGCAGTACAGCGCCTATTGCGCCGAGATCTACCGCGCCGGCATCGAGGCGGTCGGGCGCGGCCAGTGGGAGGCCGCACGCGCGCTCGACCTCGACCGCTGGACCACCTATAAGGACATCGTGCTGCCGCAGGCGGTCCCGCGCATCATCCCGGCGCTCGGCACCTATCTCGTGTCCATGATCAAGGACGCGCCGCTGCTCTCGGCCATCACCGTGCTCGACATGCTGGCCGCGGCCAACATCATCGGCGGCCAGACCTACAACTACCTGATCCCCCTGACGATGGTGGGCGCACTGTTCCTGCTCACCACCCTGGTCGTCTCCTACCTCGTGCACCGGCTCGACCGCTGGCTGCCCAAGAGCGGAATCCCCCTGAAATGACCCAGCCCATCGTACAGTTCCAGTCCGTAGACAAGCGCTTCGGCGACTTCGAGATCCTCAAGGGATTCGACTTCAACATCCAGCGCGGGGAAAAGGTCGTGATCATCGGCGCCTCCGGCTCCGGCAAGTCGACCGTGCTGCGCATCCTGATGACCCTGGAGCGCATCCAGGGCGGCGAGGTCTATATCGACGGCACCCCGCTCTGGCACGAACCGCTGCCCGGCGGCGGCTCGAAGCCGGCCGGCGAACGCTATCTGCATCGCATGCGCACCCAGGTGGGCATGGTGTTCCAGCACTTCAACCTGTTCCCGCACATGACCGCGCTGCGCAACGTGATCGAGGCGCCGCTGCGGGTGCTGAAGCTGCCCCGCGCCGAGGCCGAGGCGCGCGGCCGCGCGTTGCTCGAACGCGTCGGCCTGGGCGACAAGCTGACCGCCTTCCCCGCGCAGCTTTCCGGCGGTCAGCAGCAGCGCGTGGCCATCGCCCGCGCGCTGGCCATGCAGCCCAAGGTGATGCTGTTCGACGAACCCACCTCCGCGCTCGATCCGGAGATGATCGGCGAGGTGCTCGGCGTGATCCGCGAGCTGGCGGAGGAAAGCGACCTGACCATGCTCATCGCCACCCACGAGATGCGCTTCGCGCGCGAGGCGGCCGACCGCGTCTGCTTCTTCGATCAGGGAAGGATTCTGGAGGACGGGCCGCCGTCGCAGATCTTCGGCGAGCCCCGCGAGGCGCGTACCCGCGAATTCCTCGCCCGCGTCGACGCCTGAAACGCGTTCGACTCGCTCAGCCGGCGGCCACCGCGCGGTCCAGACGCGCCACGCATGCGGCCCACTCGGCGCTGCGGTTGGCGCCCTGCGCATGCAGCTCCATGAGCGCGTACGCCAG harbors:
- the ehuA gene encoding ectoine/hydroxyectoine ABC transporter ATP-binding protein EhuA, translated to MTQPIVQFQSVDKRFGDFEILKGFDFNIQRGEKVVIIGASGSGKSTVLRILMTLERIQGGEVYIDGTPLWHEPLPGGGSKPAGERYLHRMRTQVGMVFQHFNLFPHMTALRNVIEAPLRVLKLPRAEAEARGRALLERVGLGDKLTAFPAQLSGGQQQRVAIARALAMQPKVMLFDEPTSALDPEMIGEVLGVIRELAEESDLTMLIATHEMRFAREAADRVCFFDQGRILEDGPPSQIFGEPREARTREFLARVDA
- the ehuB gene encoding ectoine/hydroxyectoine ABC transporter substrate-binding protein EhuB gives rise to the protein MTSYKKRIASLLTLLSFSLIALPGAHAGGLLEKVEKTGTIKVGIANEIPYGYKGADGKVQGIAPNAAKHVLHEMGVKRIEWVILPFGALIPAVKAGRIDMASASQNVLPERCKQVTFSKVNSSYGEGLLVAKGNPHNIHSYEAFKDNPKLKLGIVTGADELNFAQSMGIPQSQIVMINANSDAIPALQAGRIDAYAATGLTVHNLAKRSPTVVGAEPFTQPIYHGKPTRSYGAFSFRKSDTAFIKRFDEKLAAYQKTEAWARDEMHYGLSHEDVEAARKASTAMLCAGH
- a CDS encoding dihydrolipoyl dehydrogenase family protein, which gives rise to MSEETYDIAIIGSGPGGYRAAILAALKGRRVAIVEKADWGGCCLNRGCVPKKDWHHTAQLIAASRNFAKRGIAGTLSAGMDAAWEHQEGVVASVQESYVDYMKRLKIATFEGTGRFVDTHTLGIVGRDGDRTLKAEAFVIATGGRAHVPEPFVAEAGKVLTSDMLFDSRPPAGKRVAIVGSGVVATEFAFIFAMLGKEVVWLARSEPLRKIPFSPQARGVLRDALARHDVALRKVSGFAAVDTSGDGVRIKLTDGDKVEVDWVCLGTGRVPYTEGLDLDKVGIECDEHGFVRRNPQLQTSQPHIYAIGDVASPEMTANHALSDATVAVNNIVDGRGQAQDSAWVPLAVYSAVELARLGMDEDAAEDEGLEPAVGFAAFETSPRALGQDDTDGFVRLIGDMDSGALLGGEIVGSEAGELIHLLSLAPDRDTALRWLASGRYNHPARAEELANATETLASKWGLADAILR
- the purN gene encoding phosphoribosylglycinamide formyltransferase — protein: MSEAPLPRIVVLASGEGSNFEAIVEAVERGAIAARVVALISNRPRAGALARAAHHGIPTRIVDHTGYDGREAFDAALAAAIDAQRPDLVVLAGFMRILTPEFVDRYLGRMLNIHPSLLPRYPGLDTHARALADGAAEHGASIHFVTRELDGGPVVLQGRIAVLADDTPARLAARVQAVEHRLYPEAIAWFVSGRLRLDGDRATLDGNPLYTPRQLEPGEESSSS
- the purM gene encoding phosphoribosylformylglycinamidine cyclo-ligase yields the protein MTDKKTASQGLNYRDAGVDIDAGAALVERIKPLAAATRRPEVLAGLGGFGALFALPWERYREPVLVSGTDGVGTKLKLAQALNRHRHIGIDLVAMCVNDIVVQGAEPLFFLDYYATGHLNVPRAAEVVAGIADGCTQAGCALIGGETAEMPGMYQGEDYDLAGFAVGIVERARMLDGSRVTPGDAIIGLASSGPHSNGYSLIRRIVDASGADLSAPLGRRSLGEHLLEPTQIYVKPLLALIEALPVHALAHITGGGLTENVPRVLPAGTEAHIDPDAWTRPEIFGWLQAEGRVEETEMLRTFNCGVGMIVIVAEADAGAALAHCAQHGLEATVIGQIAATDADEPRTVYTRR
- the hda gene encoding DnaA regulatory inactivator Hda — protein: MVDQLALNLRLRAETTLAAYLPAPDQLEIPSTVRALVAGEAGVPQLYLWGGPGTGKTHLAQAACHEAGARGLSAAYLPLGELVSMGPAVLEGLSSVRLLAVDDLDRVWREPKWQRALFGLINEVREHDGRLLLAAGVRPDEERVSMPDLRSRLLWGAVFHLRPLDEGRLRRMLQLGARSRGFPLGEPETEYLLRHAARDPGSLMRLLDRLDAASLKARRRVTVPLIRAVLDQP
- the ehuC gene encoding ectoine/hydroxyectoine ABC transporter permease subunit EhuC yields the protein MTFTQIALNVAQGLQMTVELTLLSSVLGVLIAFVFGTLKTVQWRPVRYFATAYVEIFRGTSLIVQLFWLYYALPLLGLSLSPFVAGIAALSLNIGAYGAEVVRGALQAVPRGQREAAIALGFTPAQRIYRIFYPQALPEMMPTFGNLAVQNLKDSSVVSLISLADLTYYANNLQNLTFETTRIYTVTLFAYFGLALLLSWAIRGLENRLRRWKTRK
- a CDS encoding DUF2066 domain-containing protein; the protein is MNFNRVRARALALGVCLLAWLAVMPPAAAVQVDGLYRATVPVTDRSEAVRATAFQQALSQVLVKVTGDAAAASSPALATALQQPSQYIQQYGYRQSTSSPGTPVALQLQVRFDPPAIDQLLSAAQLPLWGRERPLVVMWVGVDPAGAGRYIVAGDGDPAHADARGALQQAADARGLPVLFPLLDLQDQGAVRFSDLDGGFMDTVVAASARYEGNAVVAGVVRPSVGGQWRGQWWLVFRHQTDHWVTQGAGRDAALAAGVDGVADRLAALLAVGGGMQASQMADGAMRVEIAGVTQVSAYARIDHLLTRLAPIASAQMVAASGDRVTFSVTPRGSVDDVARNLALVSWLMPMSAPSPSVSSAVPGGMPVSGGLPAASSVAMPAEASVASPVPVPMPVKTLYFRYQP
- a CDS encoding AI-2E family transporter, with product MNDSAGMRGEVWLGLAVVLLASWLVYLLAPILTPFLVAALFAYLGDPLADRLERWRLPRTLAVVVVFVLMGGALLLALLLLVPVLENQLNVLVHALPGYVAWLNAHLLPWVQQHLGVDMSALNLQALPDLITAHWRQAGGIAARVVDTLSRSGLALLGWLANLLLIPVVGFYLLRDWDRLVAYLHELLPLRFRDTTVTLTREADERLGAFLRGQFAVMLALGTVYAVGLWLAGLKVGILIGIVAGLVSFVPYLGFAFGIVSAAIAMFFQTHELLALWPIVLVFGVGQILESAVFTPLLVGDRIGLHPVAVIFAVLAGGQLFGFVGVLLALPVAAVLAVLLRHAHRRYRNSRFFRRPRTDAGKFDG
- the ehuD gene encoding ectoine/hydroxyectoine ABC transporter permease subunit EhuD, whose protein sequence is MLFGLHWDTSGDMLTFAWSILPILLIGLKVTLEATALGFLLALVLGLVFALLQGIRLRLISWPVRFVVEFLRDTPLLVQLFFLFYVLPGFGLSLPAFAIGTIALGAQYSAYCAEIYRAGIEAVGRGQWEAARALDLDRWTTYKDIVLPQAVPRIIPALGTYLVSMIKDAPLLSAITVLDMLAAANIIGGQTYNYLIPLTMVGALFLLTTLVVSYLVHRLDRWLPKSGIPLK
- a CDS encoding DUF3108 domain-containing protein, with the protein product MKRLAALPLALLLLLGSAAATTDAATGARDGAYGIPFFTAHYVLKKLGMTVARVTVAFGRENGQLVYRQVTLPAGVIAWFRHDRITEESLLAPGPSPLPFEYRFEHSGDGAPKTAVIRFDRKAGMASGHMQNGDAVRVAIEPGTLDRLSLQLALMQAVAQDRKPLRFTTVETKDKLSHYVFEDLGSASVVTPMGRLETRHLQRLWHAKRIRFDFWLAPSLHELPVKLTQTEEGDDTSLALYLQSVDWH